A window of Pirellulaceae bacterium contains these coding sequences:
- a CDS encoding DNA translocase FtsK 4TM domain-containing protein, protein MFEDRDRQLDLSALALLAVTIFLGLSLASYHSTDPIQVPVFPLNRIYQPDALVYPAPESLSNLCGQSGALAADLLLRSFGWGAYFLVLSLATLVGYLLCRRQISAPVVRIIGWFLTLIGLTTMISIIGPATWTGPMIGPGGYVGAIGNAVLTTHFATVGGLILAFSITLFGLILWTDYVLFQMGWQVGRAALDRSRGRQVKSKKRTIENDVDNDVQTLAVRIGGKRVEAEQEDCDEDWEEDQAATDDYEEEEEEEEAELEADQDEYEEEGEEDEFEEEEPAPAPSSAASGLRKLMGKATPALRVRKVPEKDAREEVIEQLNEASLQEDTREYQLPDIDLLIEGEDFSFDQQEKEVRRKARILEKTFKDFGFQVKVVEIETGPVIAQYEIELEAGLRLSRITGLADDLAIALRVPSVRIVAPIPGKNTVGIEVPNEQRQVVRLREVMEESNGRIKKMRIPLFLGKDVSGNPLTVDLSTLPHLLIAGRTGTGKSVCLNAIISSILMTRRPDEVRMLMIDPKMVELSGYRTLPHLMHPVVTDMRKAEAILAWAVDKMEERYELLARAGVRHISGYNQLGEEELMERLELSDEEREAIPLHLPYIVIVADEMADLMMTSGKEVEQHIIRLAQKSRAVGIHLILATQKPTVDVITGLIKSNLPARIAFQVASRTDSRVVLDEMGADKLLGNGDMLFLWPGTSALLRGQGTFLTDDEINSVVECVSTGEQNFVKELVQMKVDEPDQAVGGELKKRDDLYESAVDIVIREGRGSVSLLQRCLGIGYGRAARLIDFMAEDGIVGPYNGSQAREVVMSLSDWQQLQGGESAEAVEEEEPTALKKKRSNKIVPSQTWDESSTPTDAASDCSEDEEEEQTEHEEETSRKIRRPSVKAKLANQPADNESVPNDVTSQEEEEEEEEDLVDEYEDEDYEVEEYEYDEEAAADEEGDDEPEGDDEGDDEYDEGDAYDEEEYETEKA, encoded by the coding sequence ATGTTCGAAGATAGAGACCGACAACTCGACCTGTCTGCTTTGGCCCTACTCGCGGTCACGATTTTCTTGGGATTGTCGCTGGCCAGCTATCACTCAACGGATCCCATTCAGGTTCCTGTGTTTCCGCTTAATCGGATTTATCAGCCAGACGCGCTGGTCTATCCGGCTCCAGAATCCCTTTCGAATCTCTGCGGTCAGTCAGGTGCTTTAGCAGCAGATCTGCTCTTGCGATCCTTTGGCTGGGGTGCCTACTTCCTCGTCCTTTCCTTGGCGACGCTAGTCGGATACCTGCTCTGCCGACGACAAATATCGGCACCCGTCGTCCGTATCATTGGTTGGTTTCTCACACTGATTGGTTTGACCACCATGATCTCAATTATCGGACCGGCGACTTGGACCGGCCCAATGATCGGTCCGGGAGGCTACGTGGGAGCAATTGGCAATGCGGTTTTAACCACGCACTTTGCCACCGTGGGAGGTTTGATTCTGGCCTTCAGCATCACGCTATTCGGTCTGATCCTGTGGACTGACTATGTGCTGTTCCAGATGGGCTGGCAAGTCGGAAGAGCTGCCCTCGATCGTTCTCGCGGTCGTCAAGTCAAGTCGAAGAAGAGAACCATCGAGAATGATGTTGATAATGACGTGCAAACGTTAGCGGTTCGAATCGGCGGTAAACGAGTCGAAGCCGAGCAAGAGGATTGCGACGAAGACTGGGAGGAGGACCAAGCTGCGACGGATGATTACGAAGAAGAAGAAGAAGAAGAAGAAGCCGAGCTCGAAGCAGATCAAGACGAATACGAAGAAGAGGGTGAGGAAGACGAATTCGAAGAGGAAGAACCCGCTCCAGCGCCCTCCTCTGCTGCTTCCGGACTTCGCAAATTGATGGGGAAGGCGACTCCCGCCCTACGTGTCCGAAAGGTTCCCGAGAAAGATGCTCGCGAGGAAGTGATAGAACAACTCAACGAAGCGAGCCTGCAGGAGGATACAAGAGAATATCAACTGCCCGACATCGACCTGTTAATTGAAGGTGAAGACTTCTCGTTCGACCAACAAGAAAAAGAAGTTCGGCGAAAAGCGCGCATCCTGGAAAAAACCTTCAAAGACTTCGGTTTCCAAGTCAAGGTAGTCGAGATCGAAACGGGCCCCGTCATTGCTCAATACGAAATCGAACTCGAAGCCGGACTGCGACTCTCAAGAATCACTGGCCTGGCGGACGACTTGGCCATCGCCTTGCGTGTTCCCAGTGTTCGGATCGTCGCGCCGATTCCAGGCAAAAACACCGTGGGCATCGAAGTACCCAACGAACAACGTCAGGTCGTGCGACTGCGTGAGGTGATGGAAGAATCAAACGGTCGCATTAAAAAAATGCGGATCCCATTATTCCTTGGCAAAGACGTGTCTGGGAACCCTCTGACGGTTGACCTTTCTACCCTCCCTCATCTGCTGATCGCGGGGAGAACGGGTACCGGAAAAAGTGTCTGTTTGAACGCGATCATTTCCTCGATTCTGATGACCCGTCGCCCCGACGAAGTCCGGATGCTAATGATTGACCCCAAAATGGTCGAACTAAGCGGCTATCGAACTTTGCCGCACCTGATGCATCCAGTAGTGACAGACATGCGCAAAGCCGAAGCCATTCTGGCCTGGGCCGTCGACAAAATGGAGGAACGTTACGAACTGCTTGCTCGCGCCGGAGTCCGACATATCAGCGGCTACAACCAGTTGGGCGAAGAAGAATTAATGGAACGGCTGGAATTGTCAGATGAGGAACGAGAGGCAATCCCGCTGCACTTGCCCTACATCGTCATCGTCGCCGACGAAATGGCAGACTTGATGATGACATCCGGTAAAGAGGTCGAACAACACATCATTCGCTTGGCTCAAAAAAGCCGGGCCGTCGGAATTCACTTGATCCTGGCCACTCAAAAACCAACGGTTGACGTCATCACCGGCCTGATCAAATCCAATCTACCCGCTCGCATCGCTTTCCAAGTCGCTAGTCGAACTGACAGTCGAGTCGTCTTGGACGAAATGGGCGCCGACAAACTGCTCGGAAATGGCGATATGCTGTTCCTCTGGCCAGGAACCAGCGCTCTGTTGCGTGGGCAAGGTACGTTCTTGACGGATGACGAAATCAATTCGGTTGTGGAATGCGTCAGCACGGGTGAGCAAAACTTTGTCAAAGAACTTGTTCAAATGAAAGTTGACGAACCCGATCAAGCGGTCGGCGGTGAACTCAAAAAACGAGATGACCTCTACGAAAGTGCCGTCGACATCGTCATCCGCGAAGGCCGAGGCTCCGTCTCCCTCTTACAACGCTGCCTGGGCATCGGTTACGGTCGCGCCGCGCGACTGATTGACTTCATGGCCGAAGATGGAATTGTCGGCCCCTACAACGGCTCACAAGCACGCGAGGTCGTGATGTCACTGAGCGATTGGCAACAACTCCAAGGGGGAGAGTCGGCTGAAGCCGTCGAGGAGGAAGAGCCGACAGCACTTAAGAAAAAACGCTCAAACAAAATCGTCCCCTCCCAAACCTGGGACGAATCGTCCACGCCAACCGACGCAGCTAGCGATTGCTCCGAGGACGAAGAAGAAGAGCAAACGGAGCATGAAGAAGAAACGAGTCGAAAGATCAGACGTCCTTCCGTCAAAGCCAAACTGGCAAACCAGCCAGCCGACAATGAATCCGTGCCGAACGACGTGACGAGCCAAGAAGAAGAAGAAGAAGAAGAAGAGGATCTCGTCGACGAATACGAAGACGAAGATTATGAAGTCGAGGAATACGAGTACGATGAAGAGGCCGCTGCCGACGAAGAAGGCGACGACGAGCCAGAAGGTGACGACGAGGGCGACGACGAGTACGACGAGGGCGACGCCTATGACGAAGAAGAATACGAGACCGAGAAAGCCTGA
- a CDS encoding HEAT repeat domain-containing protein produces the protein MGKRHKQPTPSNSSSSPRRKKILLWLAFFSFPLLAASYLAADWWVGLPADSTPSYVGRNTCAECHATEMKQWEGSDHDLAMDLATPETVLGDFDNAEIEHYGIVSRMYRDGDRYMVHTEGPDGSMMDFHVKYVFGVRPLQQYMVEFDRPKEMPAHEVSRLQVLRISWDCDQQEWFYLSPPDVKEKLSPDDPLHWTNAAQNWNHMCAECHSTNLKKNYDVPTRTYHTTFSEIDVSCEACHGPGSLHVQLAKAKSPFWDRKLGYGLKKLKGTDSKAQIETCAPCHSRRRVVHSNQGFDNYYDCFHNELIRPNVYHADGQILDEVYVYGSFIQSKMYHKGIRCTDCHDPHTTRLKAEGNQLCVSCHTHTPAKYDTSGHHFHPVGSTGAECVECHMPETPYMDIDLRRDHSLRAPRPDLSVELNTPNACTGCHLDPKRIAPEKREKLQHYSQWLAAAREGDEEVAAEIDRVNRWSAEWFEKWWGKKERPHYAAGIAASWNGQTDAIPKLLEVAKERDYPAIARASALLELQRYNSQDAIKIAYRALRDKDPQLRAAAILYLETQPPRELINRLTPLLQDPARLVRTEAARVLAGVPISQLTNEDQRAFQLALDEYQEGLQLNSDQAGAQMALGILSERMNRPQEAIDYYRAAIHVQPNVSGPRSNLASLLEQMGDRGGATKLRLEELELLRRDAEMAPDLANVHYRYGLSLYLNGKMSEAAIELEQACELDAENFDFRMALTLLYERLGQWNQAIKSLGALRQLQPENPSLNDLEMRFRLQARQANTPP, from the coding sequence ATGGGCAAACGACACAAGCAGCCAACGCCTTCGAACTCGTCTTCCTCGCCAAGACGCAAAAAAATCCTTTTATGGTTGGCTTTTTTCAGCTTCCCCTTGCTGGCAGCGAGCTACCTGGCCGCCGATTGGTGGGTCGGATTACCGGCGGATTCCACCCCCAGCTATGTGGGTCGAAATACGTGTGCGGAGTGCCATGCGACGGAGATGAAGCAGTGGGAAGGCTCCGACCACGATTTGGCCATGGATCTTGCCACGCCGGAAACGGTACTGGGCGATTTTGACAATGCTGAAATCGAACATTATGGAATTGTCTCTCGCATGTATCGTGATGGCGATCGCTACATGGTACACACCGAAGGCCCGGACGGCTCCATGATGGACTTTCACGTCAAATACGTATTTGGCGTGCGACCGCTTCAACAATACATGGTCGAATTTGACCGACCCAAAGAGATGCCCGCGCATGAAGTCTCGCGTTTGCAAGTCCTTCGCATTTCTTGGGACTGCGACCAACAAGAATGGTTTTATCTTTCGCCGCCCGATGTAAAAGAGAAACTGTCACCAGATGACCCACTTCATTGGACAAACGCGGCTCAAAATTGGAACCACATGTGTGCGGAATGCCATTCAACGAATTTGAAGAAAAACTATGATGTGCCAACCCGCACCTATCATACGACCTTTTCAGAGATCGACGTTAGTTGTGAAGCGTGCCATGGCCCGGGCAGCCTACACGTTCAACTGGCAAAAGCAAAATCACCCTTTTGGGATCGGAAATTAGGATACGGACTCAAAAAACTCAAAGGCACGGATTCGAAAGCACAAATTGAAACCTGCGCTCCTTGTCATTCCAGACGTCGCGTTGTCCATTCAAATCAGGGCTTCGACAACTACTACGACTGCTTTCACAACGAGCTAATTCGGCCCAACGTCTACCACGCGGACGGTCAGATTTTAGATGAGGTTTATGTTTACGGCTCGTTCATCCAGAGCAAGATGTACCACAAAGGCATCCGTTGCACCGATTGCCACGACCCTCATACGACTCGCCTCAAAGCAGAAGGCAACCAACTTTGCGTTTCATGCCACACCCATACACCTGCCAAATACGACACGAGCGGCCATCACTTTCACCCAGTGGGTTCCACGGGTGCGGAGTGTGTGGAATGCCACATGCCAGAGACTCCCTATATGGACATCGACTTACGTCGTGACCATAGTCTACGAGCCCCACGTCCGGACCTTTCGGTAGAGTTGAACACGCCAAACGCATGCACGGGTTGCCACTTGGACCCGAAGCGTATCGCGCCCGAAAAACGCGAGAAACTGCAACACTATTCGCAATGGCTGGCTGCTGCTCGTGAAGGCGACGAGGAAGTTGCAGCAGAGATTGATCGCGTCAATCGTTGGTCTGCCGAATGGTTTGAAAAATGGTGGGGCAAGAAAGAACGTCCACACTACGCCGCCGGAATCGCAGCGAGTTGGAATGGCCAAACCGACGCGATCCCCAAATTGCTGGAAGTTGCCAAGGAACGCGATTACCCAGCCATTGCAAGAGCCAGTGCGTTGCTAGAACTTCAACGTTACAACAGCCAAGATGCAATCAAAATCGCTTATCGTGCCCTCCGAGACAAAGACCCTCAGCTGCGTGCCGCAGCAATTCTCTATCTCGAAACACAACCACCGCGAGAGCTGATCAATCGACTTACACCGCTGCTTCAGGATCCGGCGAGACTAGTTCGCACCGAGGCAGCGCGCGTGCTTGCCGGTGTGCCGATTTCACAGCTAACAAACGAAGACCAGCGTGCCTTTCAACTGGCTCTCGATGAATACCAAGAAGGCCTGCAACTCAATTCTGATCAAGCGGGCGCCCAAATGGCCTTGGGGATACTTTCGGAACGGATGAACCGCCCCCAAGAGGCGATCGATTATTATCGAGCTGCGATTCATGTCCAACCTAATGTATCCGGCCCCCGCAGCAATCTCGCATCTCTTTTGGAACAAATGGGAGATCGCGGCGGTGCGACAAAACTTCGTCTCGAGGAGCTAGAATTATTGCGACGTGATGCGGAAATGGCTCCAGACTTAGCAAATGTTCACTACCGCTACGGATTGTCTTTGTATCTCAACGGAAAAATGAGTGAGGCCGCGATTGAGCTGGAACAAGCATGCGAATTAGACGCGGAGAATTTCGACTTCCGCATGGCGTTAACGCTACTCTACGAACGACTCGGCCAATGGAACCAGGCCATCAAAAGCCTGGGCGCACTTCGCCAGCTTCAGCCAGAGAACCCGTCCTTGAATGATTTGGAAATGCGATTTCGATTGCAAGCTCGTCAGGCCAACACACCTCCCTGA
- a CDS encoding response regulator, producing the protein MKLVTKLLVVVSLPAVLIWQVGYYAMNVSKRTLRVAIERQSDSQAESLMDEIDRVVLTHLANWQAYANGQVVQNTLKLSNSSFAQLPDMNFYIDEQEKSWIHATDNEPTDLMIELASNALSLDLIAWLAKLGSVQGRPVYGEVFVTNAFGVNAAQSSQTTDFLQSDESWWAKAKLDGIFIGDVERDESSGVEAIDLCIAVHDENDEFLGVLKAVLDIAEIRELVDERAQESKTTIVLLDRQKRVLCESLSGLGSEDDFAGTELQPDNLKGLMTIDERYQNKDLEELFSTTEQTYDSVKERPLLLAYAESTARGGMPSLPFGIIVERDAYEVLKPVEDLENQILLIAIGASLAALMFSGAIALSLSRRIKQLVNATEAVSEGDLSSEVVVPGNDELSGLGRSFNAMKSDIKRYANSLETTNHELAVARDAAEAANQAKSDFLANMSHEIRTPMNAVIGMTELVLDSKLTAQQREYLAIVLESGESLLTIINEILDFSKIEAGRLEIEQAPFEIHELLGDTLKSLAFRAHSKSLELVCQIDENVPDVLLGDAVRLRQILTNLIGNAIKFTEQGEVLVDVRQLKRTNDDASVEFRVTDTGIGIPDEKQADVFEAFNQADPSTTRRFGGTGLGLAISYRLVELMGGELQVKSSEGKGSTFAFAIQLKFDRRKQQRNSQIEFRDVKGLLVDDHKMNRQILERILERWGMEVHSAKTAEDALQLLREHHQQNKPFQIVITDMNMPDVDGVELCERIRHVYDDLVIVVLASSDRTFKTKRLKQLNVQGRLLKPVKQSELRSTVAIAINSQMPDSEGIAPESELLAPSNILLAEDGLANQKLAVGLLTKWGHQVTVANNGREAVEKHASGEFDVVLMDVQMPEMDGLEATRTIRLAEATFSKQTPIIALTARAMKGDREKCLEAGMDAYVSKPIHKQELNEAMAAAMKKRTGETSWEAPESLLRTPAEDFPNWDPTVEDIGSNRKLMLEVIELFEQECPQLMQQLELAIATDDAQTIRRVGHTLKSMLRTLGMPELQTWAARVEEAGDQGRAQDAAYLAVGLKHKLDELFEQIDEFKNHRSS; encoded by the coding sequence ATGAAACTCGTTACCAAGTTACTGGTCGTCGTTTCCTTACCGGCCGTCTTGATTTGGCAGGTGGGTTACTATGCGATGAACGTGAGTAAGCGAACGTTGCGAGTGGCGATCGAAAGGCAGTCGGACTCACAAGCCGAGTCGCTGATGGATGAAATTGACCGAGTCGTGTTAACACATCTCGCAAATTGGCAAGCCTATGCCAACGGTCAGGTGGTGCAAAACACTCTCAAGCTATCCAATTCATCCTTTGCTCAGCTTCCGGATATGAATTTCTACATTGATGAGCAAGAAAAATCGTGGATACATGCCACGGACAACGAGCCGACTGATCTAATGATTGAGTTGGCGAGTAACGCTCTTTCTCTCGATTTAATCGCTTGGCTTGCCAAGCTTGGTTCGGTTCAGGGTCGTCCGGTCTATGGGGAAGTCTTTGTTACAAACGCTTTCGGTGTAAACGCGGCTCAGTCGAGTCAGACGACGGACTTTCTCCAGAGTGACGAGAGTTGGTGGGCGAAGGCTAAGTTGGATGGCATATTCATTGGTGATGTGGAGAGAGATGAAAGCTCTGGGGTGGAAGCGATCGACCTTTGCATTGCTGTCCATGATGAAAACGACGAATTCCTTGGTGTGCTCAAGGCCGTATTGGATATTGCTGAGATTCGAGAATTGGTTGACGAACGGGCTCAGGAATCGAAGACGACAATCGTTCTGTTGGACCGTCAAAAACGTGTGTTGTGCGAATCTTTGAGCGGTTTAGGGTCGGAAGATGATTTTGCCGGAACTGAATTGCAGCCCGATAATTTAAAGGGCTTAATGACGATTGACGAACGGTATCAAAATAAAGATCTCGAGGAGCTTTTTAGCACGACTGAGCAAACTTACGATTCGGTCAAGGAGCGGCCCCTTTTGCTCGCTTACGCCGAATCTACGGCGCGTGGTGGAATGCCTTCATTGCCGTTCGGTATTATCGTCGAGCGAGATGCTTACGAAGTTTTGAAACCCGTGGAGGACTTGGAAAATCAGATCCTCCTGATTGCCATTGGTGCCTCGTTAGCCGCCCTCATGTTTAGTGGCGCGATTGCGCTCTCGCTCTCTCGTCGAATCAAACAATTGGTTAACGCGACGGAAGCTGTTTCGGAAGGGGATTTGAGCAGTGAAGTGGTCGTGCCAGGAAATGATGAACTTTCTGGATTGGGACGTTCTTTCAACGCGATGAAGAGTGATATCAAGCGGTATGCCAACTCACTGGAAACTACGAATCACGAGTTGGCGGTGGCCCGAGATGCCGCGGAGGCTGCCAATCAGGCGAAAAGTGATTTTCTCGCCAATATGAGCCACGAGATTCGCACGCCGATGAACGCCGTGATTGGTATGACCGAGTTGGTTCTTGATTCTAAGCTGACAGCACAGCAGCGTGAATACTTAGCCATTGTGTTGGAATCCGGTGAGTCCTTGCTCACGATCATCAATGAGATTCTTGACTTTTCCAAGATTGAAGCAGGTCGACTTGAAATCGAGCAGGCACCGTTTGAAATCCACGAACTGTTGGGTGATACACTCAAGTCTCTCGCATTTCGAGCCCACTCGAAGTCTCTCGAATTGGTCTGTCAAATTGACGAGAACGTACCAGATGTGCTGCTGGGGGATGCGGTGAGGTTGCGTCAGATTCTGACTAATTTGATCGGAAACGCGATCAAGTTTACTGAGCAAGGTGAAGTGCTTGTTGATGTGAGGCAACTGAAGCGAACGAATGATGATGCTTCTGTCGAATTCCGTGTGACGGATACTGGGATCGGCATTCCGGATGAAAAGCAGGCTGATGTTTTCGAGGCCTTCAATCAGGCTGACCCTTCCACCACTCGACGGTTTGGTGGCACCGGACTTGGCTTGGCGATCTCCTACCGTCTCGTCGAATTAATGGGAGGAGAATTGCAGGTCAAAAGTAGTGAAGGGAAGGGCAGTACTTTTGCCTTCGCAATTCAGTTGAAGTTCGATCGTCGAAAACAGCAAAGAAACTCACAGATCGAATTTCGAGATGTGAAAGGGTTGTTGGTCGATGATCACAAAATGAATCGACAGATTCTTGAGCGGATCTTGGAACGGTGGGGTATGGAAGTCCACAGCGCGAAAACGGCGGAAGATGCGCTACAGCTGCTCCGGGAACATCACCAGCAAAACAAGCCGTTTCAGATCGTCATCACCGATATGAATATGCCAGATGTTGATGGCGTCGAATTGTGTGAACGCATTCGTCACGTCTATGATGATCTTGTGATTGTCGTTTTGGCTTCCAGTGATCGAACATTCAAGACAAAAAGACTGAAACAGCTCAACGTGCAAGGGCGGTTGCTAAAACCGGTTAAGCAATCGGAATTGCGATCCACCGTAGCCATCGCAATCAATTCGCAAATGCCGGATTCGGAAGGCATTGCACCCGAATCCGAATTGCTGGCACCCTCAAACATTCTGTTGGCCGAAGATGGACTTGCCAATCAAAAACTGGCAGTCGGATTGTTGACCAAGTGGGGGCACCAAGTCACCGTGGCCAATAATGGGCGAGAGGCGGTGGAAAAACACGCTAGCGGCGAATTCGATGTCGTTTTGATGGACGTCCAAATGCCTGAAATGGATGGATTAGAAGCAACTCGTACGATTCGTTTGGCGGAAGCGACGTTCTCGAAGCAGACACCGATTATCGCCTTAACGGCAAGGGCGATGAAAGGCGATCGGGAAAAATGTCTGGAGGCAGGCATGGACGCGTATGTTTCCAAGCCAATTCACAAACAGGAACTGAACGAAGCCATGGCGGCTGCGATGAAGAAAAGGACTGGAGAGACAAGTTGGGAGGCACCCGAATCGCTGCTGCGAACCCCAGCAGAAGATTTTCCAAATTGGGATCCGACCGTTGAAGACATCGGGTCCAATCGGAAATTGATGTTAGAGGTCATCGAACTCTTTGAACAAGAATGTCCGCAGTTGATGCAGCAACTAGAACTCGCAATCGCAACAGACGATGCTCAGACGATTCGCCGCGTGGGGCATACACTCAAAAGTATGTTGCGAACGTTGGGGATGCCAGAGTTGCAGACTTGGGCTGCGCGTGTTGAGGAGGCGGGTGATCAGGGACGTGCTCAAGACGCGGCCTATTTGGCTGTCGGATTGAAGCACAAACTGGACGAGCTATTCGAGCAGATCGATGAGTTCAAAAATCATCGGTCGTCCTAA
- a CDS encoding aldehyde dehydrogenase family protein, producing MATASLAVKPPQIRQTGCFIGGNWLPAQSGKTFATINPANEERIADVAEGDADDIDAAVKAARQAFEDSEWSRMDARDRGALMHRLCDLLEAESEELAALETLDNGKPIRDSRAADLPLSIDCLRYYAGFADKIEGETIPVRGDYFTYTRQEPVGVVGQIIPWNFPMLMVAWKWGPALAAGCTIVMKPAEQTPLTCLRMARLAQKAGFPDGVINVVPGYGPTAGASLVKHPDVDKIAFTGEHLTAQTIMRDAADGLKRLTFELGGKSPNIVFADADLDAAVAGAHFGLFFNQGQCCCAGSRVFVQDEIHDEFVERLCRFNQDRKLGNPLNPETEQGPQVDQQQFDKIMRFIEQGKSEGAECRVGGQRHGDHGYFVEPTIFTGVSDEMGIAREEIFGPVMSILKFSDLDEVIERGNNTFYGLAAAVWTRDIGRAHRMAAALRAGTVWVNCYDVFDAAAPFGGFKMSGKGRELGARGLDAYLETKTVTVALD from the coding sequence ATGGCCACCGCCTCTCTCGCCGTGAAACCACCACAGATCCGCCAGACAGGGTGTTTTATCGGCGGCAATTGGCTTCCCGCTCAAAGCGGAAAAACGTTTGCCACCATCAACCCAGCCAACGAAGAACGAATCGCCGATGTGGCCGAAGGGGATGCCGACGACATTGACGCCGCAGTCAAAGCCGCACGCCAAGCATTCGAAGACAGCGAGTGGAGTCGTATGGACGCGCGGGACCGAGGCGCGTTAATGCATCGACTCTGTGACCTGCTCGAAGCTGAGTCCGAAGAACTTGCGGCCCTGGAAACACTCGACAACGGCAAACCAATCCGCGATTCGCGCGCCGCCGACCTACCACTATCCATCGATTGCTTGCGATATTACGCAGGTTTTGCGGACAAAATTGAAGGTGAAACGATTCCCGTTCGCGGCGATTATTTTACTTACACACGTCAAGAACCGGTCGGTGTGGTTGGCCAAATTATCCCCTGGAACTTTCCAATGTTGATGGTGGCTTGGAAATGGGGACCGGCGCTAGCGGCCGGTTGCACGATCGTGATGAAGCCGGCCGAACAAACACCGCTTACCTGCTTGCGAATGGCACGCTTGGCACAAAAGGCCGGCTTTCCTGATGGAGTCATCAACGTCGTCCCCGGTTATGGCCCGACGGCAGGAGCCTCTCTCGTCAAACATCCTGACGTTGACAAAATAGCTTTCACAGGCGAACACCTCACAGCCCAAACGATCATGCGAGACGCCGCCGATGGGCTGAAACGATTGACGTTCGAACTCGGCGGGAAAAGTCCCAACATTGTCTTCGCCGACGCGGATCTCGACGCGGCTGTCGCCGGTGCCCATTTCGGACTGTTTTTCAACCAGGGCCAATGCTGTTGTGCCGGAAGCAGAGTCTTCGTCCAAGACGAAATTCATGATGAATTTGTCGAACGGTTGTGCCGTTTCAATCAAGATCGAAAGCTGGGCAATCCGCTCAATCCCGAGACAGAACAGGGGCCACAAGTCGACCAACAACAGTTCGACAAAATCATGCGATTCATCGAACAAGGAAAATCGGAAGGAGCCGAATGTCGAGTGGGCGGGCAACGCCATGGGGATCATGGCTACTTTGTTGAACCCACCATCTTTACAGGCGTCTCGGACGAAATGGGAATCGCGCGTGAGGAAATCTTTGGACCCGTCATGTCGATCCTGAAATTCAGCGATCTGGACGAGGTCATTGAACGGGGTAACAACACGTTCTATGGACTGGCTGCAGCAGTCTGGACGAGAGATATTGGCAGAGCTCATCGAATGGCAGCCGCCCTGCGAGCAGGCACCGTTTGGGTGAATTGCTATGACGTGTTTGACGCGGCGGCTCCCTTCGGCGGCTTCAAGATGTCTGGCAAAGGACGTGAACTCGGTGCTCGAGGGCTCGACGCCTACCTCGAAACGAAGACCGTCACCGTAGCACTCGACTGA
- the truB gene encoding tRNA pseudouridine(55) synthase TruB — protein sequence MARESLNRHFDPPHPLTKYTVFGLLNVNKPKGLTSRDVVNHVQRIVKPLKVGHAGTLDPLANGVLMVTIGPATRLTEFIQRMPKAYRGTFLLGRTSDTEDILGTVNELDGVSIPSPTELAAAIPQFVGQILQRPPAYSALKVKGKRAYQRAREGEQFTLNARPIRIDHLEIESYCYPELTLVIGCGSGTYVRSLGRDLAAAVATGAVMSALTRTAIGHFELSKAIPLEQITRESLPDQLIPPVEAVSELPQILINPADQILLQTGRAVSYQGFESPQLAAVNETGELLAILQRRDGNHQTSPQFIPVRNFSARPNKR from the coding sequence GTGGCACGAGAGAGCCTCAATCGCCATTTCGATCCTCCCCACCCACTGACGAAATATACTGTGTTTGGCCTGCTGAACGTCAACAAACCGAAAGGCCTGACGTCGCGCGACGTCGTGAATCACGTACAGCGAATTGTCAAACCGCTCAAAGTCGGACACGCGGGAACTCTTGACCCTTTGGCCAATGGCGTTTTAATGGTGACCATCGGTCCCGCAACTCGACTCACCGAATTCATCCAACGCATGCCCAAGGCTTATCGGGGCACCTTTTTGCTCGGACGAACAAGCGATACGGAAGACATTTTGGGCACGGTTAATGAGCTGGACGGAGTGTCCATTCCATCACCAACCGAACTCGCCGCCGCTATCCCCCAATTTGTCGGCCAAATCCTACAGCGGCCACCGGCTTATTCAGCGCTGAAAGTCAAAGGAAAACGGGCCTATCAACGAGCTCGTGAGGGGGAACAGTTCACGCTCAACGCCCGTCCCATTCGCATCGATCACCTTGAAATTGAATCCTACTGCTACCCTGAATTGACGTTGGTCATCGGGTGTGGCAGCGGCACCTATGTTCGATCATTGGGTCGGGACCTGGCTGCTGCCGTGGCAACGGGGGCGGTCATGTCGGCTTTAACCCGAACGGCAATCGGACATTTTGAGCTCTCAAAAGCCATCCCACTGGAGCAGATCACGCGGGAGAGTCTGCCGGATCAGCTTATTCCTCCGGTCGAGGCCGTCAGCGAACTCCCCCAGATTCTGATCAACCCGGCCGACCAGATTCTCTTACAAACGGGCCGAGCCGTGAGCTATCAAGGCTTTGAATCGCCGCAACTGGCTGCAGTGAACGAAACGGGGGAACTGCTGGCCATCTTGCAGCGACGCGATGGGAATCACCAAACTTCCCCTCAGTTCATTCCTGTGCGGAATTTCTCCGCCCGTCCCAACAAACGGTAA